A genomic stretch from Vanrija pseudolonga chromosome 6, complete sequence includes:
- the sfc1 gene encoding Transcription factor tau subunit sfc1, translating to MDEDIVPASPPAVDTGNSDSNAAAGPSTLPPPKASWGEKPLPRATYRSIEYPGPVAYPDLIHTVIRPLDIEECFNANIADARQLEMRYRGAGPEAERSAVPVRGTRVASQKMLVKLTKRRKKALPGQTQPPGGEGVFTVDVIGSIPQTVRFRSMADYQFTPAKDTGIAELTQALDELDYHTILSYKFPQLNEDFIAPTTPDEDGEAPPFPFRSLLELQPTPVASNRHLPTNFTYRNSSHAVVERIWDDELGAYKDRLVNKSRKSGWAMVTIGSSHPVPTQPEEGIRQHIPKLDKRIFSRLQELLNERPVWMRYSLLAQFSDADRYEIESNKMYLPAVAFTYGAGPFWKTLVRWGYDPCSDPAAHKYQRVYIYLDVKRGRNNVLNAPAEEVDEEEAKRPSFWWETEQERRIAEGLRPPMDKAKSYLFDGEILHRNKPDYQLIDITDPVILPFIYDPMGLHDTCDPHSGWYRRSSFELIKMLLRVRYMYLRDTNEPAPESSYRDVIDAFENAVEEGQDPEAIEGLMRRMGALRRQRDRERGTEAP from the exons atggACGAGGACATTGTCCCGGCCTCAccccccgccgtcgacacgGGCAACAGCGACAGCAATGCAGCTGCAGGGCCCTCGACACTGCCGCCTCCCAAGGCCTCGTGGGGCGAGAAGCCGCTCCCACGCGCAACGTACCGCTCGATCGAGTACCCCGGCCCGGTGGCCTACCCCGACCTGATCCACACCGTCATCCGCCCGCTCGACATTGAAGAGTGCTTCAACGCCAACAttgccgacgcgcgccagctcgagatGCGCTACCGCGGCGCTGGTCCAGAGGCAGAGCGCTCGGCCGTGCCGGTGCGCGGCACGCGTGTCGCGAGCCAGAAGATGCTCGTCAAGCTCACCAAGCGGAGGAAGAAGGCCCTCCCTGGCCAGACGCAGCCGCCAGGCGGGGAAGGCGTCTTCACCGTCGATGTCATCGGGTCTATCCCCCAGACGGTCCGCTTCAGGT CCATGGCGGACTACCAGTTCACACCGGCAAAGGACACTGggatcgccgagctcacgcaggcgctcgacgagctggatt ACCACACCATTCTGTCGTACAAGTTCCCGCAACTCAACGAGGACTTTATCGCGCCGACAACGCCAGATGAGGATGGGGAGGCTCCGCCGTTCCCCTtccgctcgctgctcgagctgcagcCTACACCAGTCGCTAGCAACCGTCACTTGCCGACGAATTTCAC ATACCGCAACAGCTCGCATGCGGTAGTGGAGCGGAtctgggacgacgagctcggagCTTACAAGGACCGCCTGGTCAACAAGTCGCGCAAGAGCGGCTGGGCGATGGTCACCATTGGCTCATCGCACCCTGTCCCGACCCAGCCTGAGGAGGGTATCCGGCAGCACATTcccaagctcgacaagcgGATTTTCAGCCGTCTGCAAGAG CTGTTGAACGAGCGGCCAGTGTGGATGCGCTATAGTCTGCTTGCCCAGTTCTCGGACGCAGACCGATATGAGATTGAGAG CAACAAGATGTACCTCCCAGCCGTCGCATTCACCTACGGCGCCGGCCCGTTCTGGAAGACGCTCGTTCGCTGGGGTTACGATCCATGCAGCGACCCAGCAGCGCACAA ATACCAACGCGTGTACATCTACCTCGACGTCAAGCGCGGGCGAAACAATGTTCTCAATGCCCCCGCTgaggaggttgacgaggaggaggccaagcgccCATCGTTCTGGTGGGAGACGGAGCAGGAGCGGCGTATTGCCGAGGGCCTGCGTCCGCCCATGGACAAGGC CAAGAGCTATCTCTTCGACGGAGAGATCCTGCACCGCAACAAGCCAGACTACCAGCTTATCGATATCACCGACCCTGTGATTTTACCCTTCATCTACGACCCAATGGGTCTGCACGACACATGTGAT ccacACAGCGGATGGTACCGCCGCTCGTCGTTTGAGCTCATCAAGATGCTGCTCCGCGTGAGGTACATGTACCTGCGTGACACGAACGAGCCGGCACCCGAGTCGTCGTACCGCGACGTGATTGACGCGTTTGAGaacgcggtcgaggagggccaggACCCCGAGGCGATCGAGGGCCTGATGCGCCGCATGGGAGCGCTCCGTCGCCAGCGGGATCGCGAGCGGGGCACCGAGGCGCCGTAG